GAACTGATACAAAAGCAGTTTTCCATAGTGAATTGTTTCGTTCGTTGCCGGATAAATGTCAATCCTTAAACCATAATCATATACCAGTTGGTCATAATGTTGCGAAAGTAAGGAGTTGTATGTTTATgaacaaaaacatgaaaaaaacataaatccACGGTTACCTGTTTATTTCTTGCAATAGAAACATGTCGTCTAAAAACGAACTTTAATACTGCAATTTTGTTGTGGCCGCGGGGGCGAGACAGAAGTATTCGGACAAATGGCTAATCTTAAGCGCCGTCGACTACCGTGAGGCGCACAAAAAACCGGATAAAATCTTAATAGGTTACTTGTTCGCTTATTACCGTACACCAGCGGGAAGGTGACGTCACTGTTGACGTCATCTACGTCACTAAACGTACGTGACATCTGCTGATGTTTTCTGACAGTCTGCTAAAGAAAGATGGGTCGGCGAAGTGTTGAACTGACGGTTGGTGAAAAGGAAGCTATCATCAAATTGATTAAGGCAGGAACCAAGCAATCAGTGGTTGCGGATGTTTTAAGTGTCTCGAAATCTACCATTTCAGATGTTTGGAAACGTTATGTAACCCGTGGAACAGTTGTTAATAACCCTCGATGCGGAAGGACGCCATTTCTGGACGAACGTGAGAAGCGTCGCGTTATTCTTTGTGTCCGGAAAAACAGAAGAAATTCTTTAGCCGAAATAACCAGCAAAGTAAATAATTCTAGGACCATTGTAAATGATGCTCCGGTTAGTTCCAAAACTATTGACAGGTTTTTAAAGTCTGAGGGCTACGCTAGACGAATTACAAAGAAAACTATGGTCGTTCGAGAGGTTAACCTGAGGAAAAGAGTATCTTTTTGTTACGAAAAAAGAAATTTGACAGTGGATAATTATTGGAAAGGTGTTATATTTTCCGATGAGAGCCAGATTGTTGTTGGTAATGACAACAGGATTTTTGTATGGCGAAAAAAGGACGAGGGGTACCGCCCGGATTGTGTCTGTCCCAGGTCACAAAGGAAACTTTCGGTGATGATTTGGGGGTGCATTACTTACAATGGAGTTGGAACCATATGTTGTGTTGACGGTACTATTAATGCTGTAAAATATATCCAAATTTTAGAAGATAATCTCTGGCCGGTAATTGCCAGACACTTTGCAAATGACAGGTATGTGTTTCAACAAGACAATGCCCCCGTTCACAAGGCCCGTGTGGTGTcggaatattttgaaaacaacaatatttcaacattagAATGGCCTCCACAGAGCCcagatttaaatataattgaaaatgtGTGGCTGaagattaaaataaaacttaaatcgATGGTACACAACATCAACAATAAAAACCAACTGTACGAGGCTATCACGGATGTGTGGCGATCGTTGGACACGGAATACATCCAgagtttatataacacaatcCCAGACCGTCTGAAGGAAGTCAGGAAAGCAAAGGGCAATATTACCAAATATTAAGTAAGTAAAACAAACAGGTTTTTCAGATATGGCGGTTTTAATTTAGGCAACACTATACCGCACGTTATAACGCAACGTCATTTTGTCTGAATACTTCTGTCCGGTCTCTAGTAGTTAGAACATCCGGTACGGATTCCGGACCGGAGTTGcggtacggaaagagttaataCAGATATTGATGTCATAAAACTTGATGTATACTTTACATGCATTTCCATGCACCTACTCCAGCAATTATGTTAACTATGTGGTGGGGATAGCACTCTAGCTTTTCCATAATTGGTCTTTAtattaggtatacatgtacaatttgtacatttcttttatattcaatttGGCTACTTGTCAATGCTAGAGTATACGTAAATTAATTACCTCTAGCATGATCCTGTTGGCCTTCACGCTGTCAGTCAACCACCCATCGTTAACCACCCAAAGCCCTTTTGAGATTCCAATCAAAAATTTTAAACTGCGGTCGCAGACTTGACTTGCACTTGGAACTGAAAAATGAGAATCtcaatttaaatttattaaatcCAGACTTTCCATTTAGCATTGTTGTTAGTGTAGGATTCTTCAGCAAACATCAGGAGAAAGATTATGCTTCAATAGACTACTGATGGttgataattttattcaatGGTATACGTAATAGACAATCTAAATACAACATGCAATTTGGTGTATAATTGAAGTTAAGAATGATTATGACTTCATCGAACCATGATAATTAACATGATGCAACAATAACCGATTCATCTAAAattatgtatctatatgtgtCAAGAGTCAAAGAATAATAAGTTATCAATCCCTCGGGGAAAGAATTAACTTAATTCTGCTCAAATATTAAAATTAGCTTTGTACACCCTAGTTCATTGGTTTTACAACAGAGATCAATCTGAAACAAGATCAAGCAGTGCAGGGCTGAACATCCTGTGTTTGAAGAGCATACACATGTTGTCAACAAACAAAGTATTTTGTGTTACAGTTCAATAAGACAGTGACCTTATTTAGCAATGTCACACATCTCCTTTCTATCATGTATTCAtgattaacaccaacaaatttAGTTATAATGTACTAGGAAACTTTGTATGACCTGACCAAGGCCAATTCAAACACGGCTCATTTTGGTACATGACCTTCGACCATGCATGATCATTGTTTATAACAAATCTGATCTGCATGTAGGTCTTACTagaatgtttacctgtatgcaTTACAACATGGGTTGTATCTTTGTTTATGCTTTTCTGGAACTCCAGCTTAAACTTCTTCAGGCAACTCTGTAgaacaaaataacaaaagtactctatgaaaacaaattacataCCGGTACCtcggtacatgtatatatatacacacaattacatacagtacgaggagggtgatttggtactcaaacgctcacagagcgttgaTCCGCGCAGCCATCCGCTCAGAATTTGAGCGGGTTTGCAGCGGGATTTGGGCGGGCCTCGAGCGGGGTGGCAGCGGGTTCGTGCGCGGGCTCGAGCGGGCTTCCAGTGGGTCCGCTACGTGTCCGCTCAaacccgctcgagcggacttgtagcggacccgctcgagcggattgtagcggacccgctcgagcggattgtagcggacccgctcgagcggactagtagcggacccgctcgagcggacttgtagcggacccgctcgagcggacttgtagcggacccgctcgagcggacttgtagcggacccgctcgagcggattgtagcggacccgctcgagcggattgtagcggacccgctcgagcggacttgtagcgggcccgctcgagcggactagtagcggacccgctcgagcggacttgtagcggacccgctcgagcggacttgtagcggacccgctcgagcggacttgtagcagACCCGCTCAATCAGTGATGACGGTAGACTTTCaacaacatgtatatgttttttagTTGTGAAGTCCATCGTAAGTATTAATTAGAAAATGTATCTCAactatgagatacaaattcatatgtgtaatgtattacTTTAATACTCACGACCGCTTAGTTATAAGTTGAATGATATTCGCActaatgtacagtataacagtgTACTTGATGTTAGCCCACTttaataaaaactatttgtagggAAATAATTTAGTTATTACAGTTTGGATAGATCTTTTcatgtatataccagtaatattgGGTATAGCCGTCATTTAGTGTACGGGGCTGAATAAATACTTGTAAATGTATCATTTGACTGCTAATAGATCACGCCTCCTTTAGGTAGACTGCATTGGATTGTATTTATCTCTGAGGAGTGTAACGATTTGTGATAAATGAATCTGTCTACAAAATTGTGTTCCGTCACTTTCATTAGATAATTTTTCTgcctatattgatatttaccctATCAAAATATCTAACGAGCGTACTGTTTGTACATATCGCATAATTTGGTTTGTCTATATTTGCTTATGAATTTTTCCTTAATTTCTTCATAACCTTGTTTTGATCAACCTTGTTGGTTTAACAGATTACTTTGAATTTCAACgtcatattatttttaaaaaaaaatccgttTTCATTCATTGAAAGAATTCA
This window of the Pecten maximus unplaced genomic scaffold, xPecMax1.1, whole genome shotgun sequence genome carries:
- the LOC117319477 gene encoding breast cancer type 1 susceptibility protein homolog, with the protein product MKSCLKKFKLEFQKSINKDTTHVVMHTVPSASQVCDRSLKFLIGISKGLWVVNDGWLTDSVKANRIMLEVINLRIL